The genomic region gaaaagatacacacacacaacagatatAATGAACTCCCTGAATCTCAGTTTTCTCCATGACTCCATTTAAACTGAATTGTGCACACCGTCTGTCATTACATATAGATAAAATCTGTATTATCGACTTTATGACTTCACTGTCAGATTGTATTATTTCTAttcttgtgtcattttgtacatGCATTTCAAAACCATCAAACCATTTTATGGACACACGTGTAAATTCAACAGCAGGGCAGAAAGATTTGAAGAgaatgttgattttatttttttattttatttttttaaatagtatgTATATTGTCCAGGAAGagacaagaaacaacaaaaaaacagaaagatcTGTGAGCTCCAGTCTGGTGTTCTGTGTCTGAAGCTGCACCAATAGAGTAACACGCTCAGTTTTCTTTCCAAATGCATCACAGTGAgtctcataaaaataaaaataaagagtcAGCCTTggataaacatgaaaaaaactgtattgCATGCCAGTATTTTTGAAACACTAACACAGTAGTGCATCATTTACCTTGTTGAGAGCTCGTGTAGATCAGTGTAGgattaattttgttttcttaaaatcacaTTGAAGACAACATTACTGGTTACTTGAACCCGCAGTGCATTGTTCTCATTATGACTCTAGAGGTGGAACAGCTGCAATCCAGCAAATAACCCGACAACCTGCAGTGATTGAGTCCAAATCTAATGTAATAAAGATTATAGTATTCAGGTGATCAGCTAAGGAATGATAATCAGTAAAGAACATCGAACACAAAGTAGCCcacacaaaaatagaaaatgtagtTAATTCCCCAACGTTGGGCCTCCATACATCTCATTTTACCCTCAGAAACTATTCACACCATGTGCACTCTTAATCAAGCTCTTCCCCCCTGTCACTGGCGTGTTCTCCAGCCCACGGAGCCACTCGGTACATTTCAAAACCACGCGCTCATCCACACCACAGTCCCCTTCTTCCTCATACTCCACATCATCATACTTGTGTTGCTCGTTCAGGAGTGAGATTTTCAGAAATGAGCTTATGTCTCCCAGTTCAGCCACACTGGTGTTTCTcacagctgctctgctgttggGCGTGCTTTGTTTCTGCGCTGCCGTTTGATGCCTTTTACAAACGTTTTCCCTTCTGCGTCTGGAATCTGTGGCATTTCCAGGAGCAGCAGTCGCAGCACTTTCAGCATTTCTGGCTGCTGAACGCTGACGTCTCTCACTGTTCCtgcgctgcagcagcagaacagccTCAGGTGTGAGTGTCAGGGTGAAATGGGCCGCCTCCTCATGTCTGCTCCTTCTCTTCACCTCTGATTCACTCTTCACAAAACTCTGGCTCCCTTGTTTCGACTGCTGTGTCTTGGACAGAGACTCCCCTGAGATGGATGCAGGGAAGCTGTCAGTTTGTGATGAGGGCAACAATCTGTCCTTTCTCTTTGCCTGCACCTCTGCTCCCGTTGTCAGGTGACTCCTGGCTTGGCTCTTTTTCCCCAGCTGTTTAAGGTTCAAAGTCAGTCTCTCCTTCACTGAGCTGCCTCTGTCTTCTCTTCGGTCCCTCGTCTTGTCCAAAGTAGGAGTAGATGAAGAGCTGCTGACAGCTCTCTCCTTCCCTGTCAGTCCAGACACAGAGCGTGCAATCGTCACAGGTGGTATGAACGGCATTTTGGCAACACACAGTATCAGGTAGGACAGGAATTCAGTTGTGTGGCTAAAATGCTGGAAGAACAAAGAAGAGGAAACCAATTTACTGAGGGAAGTGACATACTCTGAGGCATCCTTGGCCATGCAGGGAACAGCACGTAgctcatgtgctgctgctgggatCCAAAAGTGCTCATCTACTGTACAGCAGAACAGCCGACATGCTCACAGCATCTTCTGCTATCCAAGCAGCGGGAGGGGCGTGGCATGGCTCACCTCAAAAGGCGTGTATGACCTCCTGAGAGGGGAATGATGGCTTTTGCTGTGTCTCACATGCCCATTGCTCTAAGGCTCAATGATCTAAAAAAAGACTTGACTTCTAATCCTATGGTGTTATCACTGAGAGCACATTCACTACACAAAGTATGCTGTCATGCAGGCTTAACTGACATGCTGTGTTGATGATTTAAACTGTGTAACTCAACTGAGCAgtgccaacagtaaaatcagaAACCAAGTAAAATTAACATATAGTCATCATTTCACAGATCTAGAAGGGGGCCACACCGGGTGCTGCTGGCAAGTTCTGACGCATGTGAACAAGTTATTCTCCAAAGTTCCAAAAAATGAACAATTCAATCCAACCAGAAAACTTTCTTATGCAGACTAATATAATAACAAATCTTTATACATGGTCAAAAAACCGCATCTCTCCTCCAAGTTGAGCAACAACAATGCTCCATCACCTTGTCTTAAATCCTCCCgctaaataacaaaaatggcTCTCGCAAAACAAATGTTCTATTAAAGAATATTTTTACTAAAAtaagttacacacacactgtacatacatacacacacatatacagtatatacttatattatatacactttatttaaTAGAGCAAAATATTAATACAAGTTTTTCCCCACAAAATTCAGCTTCATCCCAAGTGTCTCCATTGGCGATCATCAGATGAATGActgatttttggtgatttttggtgattttcggtgatattttttttgttcatttttatgaaacagACAATACTAAATGAAGATTGTCacagaaaacatttattcaatacacgttacaaaaaacatgttaaaacatttaattaaaaacagattaataCTCACAGTTCTTAAACACTTAAAcatgaattcatcttttttgtAATTATCTGGATTAACTTTGATACATATGTAAGCATTTTGCTGCAGCGATCACAAATGCCCCAAAGTCAGTCACAGCACGTCTTCTTGTGCACGTGGAGAACCCGTCCACAGCGAGGACAAGAGTGATGGGCATCCTTGAAGTGGTTCACAAAAAATGGAATCAAGCAGCATCCCAACACCAACCTGTGACACAAACTATACATCAGTCCATGTGTGCAAGTCATTGATTCTGGTTGATTACATAACTAGATTAGAAAGCGAATCTCCTCACCcgcacagcacaaacacaagacacatgAGCCACGCGTGTGTCCCTACTTTGTAGGAGACCTGCGTGGTGACCTGTGTCTGACAGGAGGGGCAGCTGGTCAGGCCCGGAGAATGATGCAGTTCTACCTCATAGCTCACAAACTTTGGCCTAGGGGTGGATAGAGGTGGGGCAGACACTGGAGAGTGGATAACAGGGCAAAGAAACTTATTTCTGAGCATAGTTATTTTCTTGAAGCATAGCATAAAGTAACTGCTATATTACATAAACACatctttcttaaaaaaaaattataatgtaTTGGTGTAATACctatacattaaaatacaaaacacattttcactttgcaAAAAAGGGTTAAAAGAATTATCACATAATTCTACTTACAGTGAACTAAGTAGCACATTATTCCTGTACCTACAGACATAAAAATTTTGCAAcacttttatgtttaaaaataaaaaggtaaaggCAAAATAAGCTTGAGCTTCAGCCAACACCATTGTggttcttttatttatgtgcagAATTTAGAAGAAtgtgtgtcaacacaaatgtatcTGCATTTTTACTTGTGACCGAAAAACTGGTAACGGAACTGATTCAGTAGTACAGTAATCAGTGAGTGACATTGCTGTTCACAATTAACTGGAAATtatatggatttttttattgtttttgtttttttaaattaacctgtggggaaaaaaactgttcCATTTCACAGTGACTTTACCTTTCTGACTTATATTTGGAAAGAGCAAAGTAGCAAGCAaagtattatttgtatttaaattacAATGGACAAACATCTCTACATAAACACATCACTGAATCGTCACTGAAAATCAACACTTTAGTCGGAAGGAAAGCATGTTGCTAAATGGCAAAGATAACTGGACATACAGATGTGTATGTCCAAAATGGAGGCCAAGTTTAAAGTAAGCATGCACCTGGAACAGGCAAGTGAGTCTGATTGAAGTGGCCTTCTCCTggggaaaaggagaaagaaggaggtggtggtggtggaggactGAAGGGTGAATGGATGTGGTAGATCTTCACATTTGTTTGACACTCatctggaaaaacacatttaattaattgaaGTACTTTCTCTTGGCAAGTGCTTGTTTTAGACTCTAAGCACGATGAGCATGTTTTACCTGGTAAGAAGTAAGGTGGAGGTGTAGGAAATGCCTCATCTGCTTTTGATAATGTCTCCATTTGTTGCATGGGCTCATgcactgcaggaaaaaaaaagagagagagagtaatgtgttttgatgtttgcAGCCAGCAGCAGTTAATTTGCTGGCCTGCCAGGTGCAACTGATTGGAGGCTTCTGATTGGTTAGAAAACATATTACCCAGAAGTCAATGGCAGGATGGTCTTGTCCTTCTCCTCAGTCGTTATATTTACtgcagtaaacacaaacaattaattaattaattaattaattaattaattaaactatAATGGAATAGCtcactatctatctatctatctatctatctatctatctatctatctatgtttAATCAATAGATGGCGCTGTTTTCTACTTGAACCACTAGGGGCGCCCGTTCACACACGTCGAGgttagtgtgtgagtgacttCGACGTGAACGAGGTTATTCACTCGAACGTAATAGCTAGCGTGATGGTGCTAAGCTAGCTGTCAGCCAGGCAACCACAGGTTTTGCTGCCGACTTAGTTGCCGGATGCTTCCGGTCGTGTCCTGTTGGCCGTCTTGACATTCCCTCAACATTCCTGGACGAATTCGTGTCGACTGACCAGAGTCCGCGAATTCACGTCCACTCCCGATCCAACCTTTCCCCCGCTAGTGTAACGTAGCTCGCCGGCTAACGAGGGCGCACACTCGGAGAGAAGAGGTGAGTTAGCATACGGGCTAGCGGAATGTGCGGCGAACGCCGTGTCTGTCACCTGTAGTAAAGGCATCTACTCCAAGGAAAACCCGGTGACTGGTACAGAAAAGAGAGGCCTCTGGGTAAACTGGTGGACAGCAGCATTGTCAAATATCTTTTAAAATGCCTCATCTGATTGCCAGGCCTCTAATACAAACCGGTGAACTGTTTGCTAGCACATCCATTAACCTGCTTGTCACGTTAGTAGTGTGAAATGAGTAAAGCTTTAAACAAACGGAATTATGTAGGTAGCCAGCcgagaaacacattttcagtcaaaaaaaagagactaGGTAAAGTTATCTGGTTAGTGTTAGcttggctaacgttagctagtAGAACCAGTGTTATACTGTGGTGACTGGGTTTAGTTAGTATAAATGGGCAGACTGTTCAGGGTTACGTTGCAGTAGAGGTTTCAGTTAACTAGGTGTTCTCTTTATGAGATAGTCGACccatttatattttttggttACTTTCGTGGAGACTTCGTGGTGATGTAGGTAAAGTTCAGCTCAGCTAGTTGCCCACTTCAAGATTTGTTTATCACAAGTTTCGCTGTGTGACTTCGTAGAGTTCCACTTGAGGACCACACCCAGGCAAGATGTCCCTTCATCAGTTTCTGCTGGAGCCCATCACCTGCCACGCATGGAACCGCGACAAGACACGTAAGCCTCAGACAAACTCTCCTGTCTTTGAATGTACCTACCTGGACATCACATATCATTACCTGGTAACCGTGAATTGAGTACAGACCATGTCATTGTTAACATATTTTGCTGGTAGGATAGTAATTTCATAAATAATGTTCTGGCAGCTTTAATTTGCAGCGTGTGTAAGCATTCACACTGAGACCTCTATTTTGGTGTTTGGCGTAAACATAGGAACTGGTCTAacttgtttgtgtcagtgtgtccaTTGTGTGAAGCTGTTTCACCTTGTTTTGCAGAAATTGCCATCAGTCCTAATAACCATGAAGTTCATATCTTCAAGAAGAGTGGAAATCAGTGGGTCAAGACCCATGAACTGAAGGAGCACAATGGACACATAACAGGTGTTTATGATTAGTTCTATGTTTTTAAACAGCCCTGTGTTCTCATGACTACTTCTCAAATGGCTTAAAGTGTAGACGCTAAAACAAGTTGACACACGAATGATCCTGAATTATGAGTATGTGAAAAATAAGTCAATTATTACCATCCTCATCATGATTAATGCAGTAATCACCAAGtaattaattgttaattgttggcctgaaaaattgaaaaaaacaaaccaaatctaGTACAATTTGCTGTAATTTTGgacaaatataataaatgcaTCTTCAAATTTgagtgatatttcagttttggtttgtatcattattattacctttCTCTTGTCTGTGTGTTAGGTATTGACTGGGCTCCCAAAAGTGACCGTATAGTGACATGTGGAGCTGACCGTAATGCCTATGTGTGGTCCCAGAAGGAGGGTGTATGGAAACCCACACTGGTCATCCTCAGGATTAACCGAGCTGCCACCTTCGTCAAGTGGTCTCCTCTGGAGAATAAATTTGCCGTCGGCAGTGGGGCTCGACTCATCTCTGTCTGCTACTTTGAGTCTGAGAACGATTGGTAAGTCCTGAACGATGAATATAACGATGACTGCTTGTGAACATGTCTGTTTAAACTGAAGAAAAGAGCAAAGGTGGATGAGGCTCACTGTACTCTGTGTCACAGCACAGTTCAGAAGTGTTACACGTTCAAGTTTCTTTTTGCCCTTTGTGAGCTTTTTTAAGCCTATTTGTTCTCATGGAATTTTCAGTCCTGGTGCTGGAATGTGTGGGAATTGAGCATGGAAAGTCCTTGtcaaaagtccttgaattttaaTTCCAAAAAGGTGTTGTACCTCTGAGAGTAGTCAGTCAAATAGTGTTCTTGTGTTGTGCCACAAATGTTGCACTGTCAATGCACACGTCTTTGCATATTAGTTTACgacaagtttttttgtttcattttctattaaaAGATTCTCTGTTTGCTTCAGGTGGGTGAGCAAGCACATCAAGAAGCCAATCCGCTCCACCATTCTCAGTCTGGACTGGCATCCCAACAATATCCTGCTTGCTGCTGGATCCTGTGACTTCAAATGCAGGTTAATGCCCTGATCACTGTGTATTGTAAAATATGGGACAAGAGCTGAAGATTAAATGACTAAAAACCTACTCAcatcctctttctttctgtttcttttcatcCCACCCTGCCCTCCAGGGTGTTCTCAGCCTACATTAAAGAGGTGGAAGAGAAACCAGGCCCCACACCCTGGGGCAGCAAGATGCCATTTGGGGCTGTGTTAGCAGAATTTGGAGGAGCTGGTCTGTATATCTGTTTTATCTGTGATAGTGAAAAATCCTCCTGCATTTGACAGCAATCCTTTGAAATGAACTGGATCTGTCTTCTTTGTGCACTTTGTGTGATAGGTGGAGGAGGTTGGGTccactctgtctctttctcagcTTCTGGTAACCGCCTGGCCTGGGTCAGCCATGACAGCACTGTCACTGTGGTGGACAGCTCTAAGACTGCCAGGTACATTTATTGCTTTGCATAATAGGGGTTTCATTTACAACATGTATACTGTTATACTTGTGATtactaaaatacatttaaaaatagtttttaatttaGCCACACGAAGTGGCTAGAAAACACAATTTGATCAGGTCAGGGAGCCATGTTATGTCAGCTGTAGAATAAAATGCTGTACGGAGATCAAATGGAGCGATCACTTGATTCCAGCAATGGACGAGTTTAGGTGACTAGCATCAAAAAAAGAGTTGAGCCTTTTGTCAAATTATTTGCACACTTCATTCATAAAGCAATTCATTACATTAAACACCAAACATTTAATagattacttttgtttttatttatgtctctAAGTGACACATTTTGTATCAATTGGCTACCAATCCAAATTTTGGGGTGGGTTCGGGCTTAAAGACCTGTGGGCCACAACCCGACCCAGCTCGGGTCAGGTTGTGTCAACACGTTCTGACTGGTAACCTAACACACTGCAGCAGTCGAAGCACATTGTTAAATAATTGTGACACCTCAATGTTTAGCTGTTCaaaatatgtttctttttttttttgttttgtttttttacatagagtgtttgtgtttagtccTTTACAGCTGAAGACGGAGttccttcctctcctcagtgtcatgtttgtttcagAGAACAGTCTAGTAGCTGCGGTAAGATTAACACATGAGCTCTGTCAATATATTTTAATGCGCTGCTGTGAGAAAGATgtcatttcaaacatgttttcttacACACTCAGGGCCACGACTGCTGCCCAATGCTGTTCCGTTGTGACGATGGTGGAACGCTGACGTTCGTCTCAAAGCTCGACCTCCCCAAGCAGAGTATCCAGAGGAACATCTCTGCCATGGAGCGCTTCAGGAACATGGACAAGAGAGCCACCACTGAAGACCGTAACACTGCCCTGGACACACTGCACCAGAACAGCATCACGTAGGTCACAGTCTGAAATGAAAGATTTAATATTTCTCCATTATATTATGTAACAATGATAAGAGTTATTTTTTTAGTAGTGAATATCTGAGGCAAATtgtttccaacactctttaaatccatagaaatctgctagtttccatttcctgtttttccatttcaacaGTTGATTGTTGTGAGGCGTATGCAATTTTAGGAAAAGACGGGATTAGTAACTTTATCAGCTGTAAGAATGAGTTAACTTGATTTTACATTAAGGAGGCTGTAATTTATAGTCCTTTGTAAATGGACCACATCACACATTAGATACATTAATAATCCTTTGTAAAGATTGAGCTGATGACAAGTTACACAACATTGTATTTATACTATGTAAAATCAGTATGTGCCACTGAAGCGCATTGGAATTCATGCTTTGTTAAAGCTGCCATATACATCATCTTTTTTTGGCATAATTGAGTTATAATTCTTTAATCAACTTTAAGCATCATGTAAATTAAGTGATAACTGGATTTCTGTGGGCAATGGAcgactgaccaatcacagggcagttctaAATGAGAGGGTGCACATATTGGCTCTTCTAAGCCACTACATATACACATCCCTTCTGTGTAAAGCTTTTTATTTCGACATGGGTAACCGCAATGTAAAGCAACCTCAAAAGGGAAATAGTCCGTATGGGACTTGTACAGTAAACGCATTAATGTGTCAGTATGATGGGAGCATTTCAGAAATGGAGACAATCATTATCGTAGTGATGTAATCACATAAATGTTTATTGAAATATACCACCTTATAATTTCTGATGTTCCTATCGGATTTTACAGGTTGTTCTCCCCCCAAATCCACATCATTTTTGATGACTAATACTCATCTGGCTGTGTTGTATCTATATCGCCCTTTCGGCACTATTGGTTGctttacatgtcatgtcatgtcattttaaatgccaAATCAATGTGGTGACAGGACTCTCCATCACAGCTCATTTTTACCTGGAAATTTGTTTATATGTGGAAGCTACTAGTGCTTCAAGAGCTATGTTATGATGACTTAAATCTGGTTGGAGCGGCTCAGGACACAAAGCTTCATTCTCAAAATGTTAGTATTTAACATGCTGGGATTAGATTCAATAGTGATCTATTTTTCTACCAATCCTGCCTAGTGCTGCTTTAATCTGTTATTAAGTAATTAAGTAATGCTTTGCTGGATGCAGCGACTCTCatgcttgttttttgttgcattatTTGTGGGTTAATGTGGTAGGTGGGTCATTTTGTTGGGATATTTCTGAGATGTAGTGAAATATATCTTGACTTTTCAgtttcatcacttttttttcttttaaacctcCCTTGTGTTCGTGATTTCTACTTAGCCAAGTGTCTATCTATGAGGGTGACAAAAGGGACTGTCGTAAGTTCTGCACCACAGGCATTGATGGAGCAATGACCATTTGGGACTTCAAGGTAAAAATGTGCTCaagtgtgtttcttctttttttccttcggCTGCAACTCTGACGTGTTTCCGTGTGTTTGCGTTCTCAGAGTCTAGAAGCTTCTATCCAGGGTCTCCGCATCATGTGAAGGAAtcttgtgaatgaatgaagagacGCTGCgacccctccctcccccctctcgcCCTAGCAGTCATCAACCCTCCTCACCTTCCCTCCACTCCTGCGACGCAGCCAGTAACATAAATAACTGACCACCTTATTGAGTGTCTGCTGAAGCACTGATCAGACCATTACACACTCTTGTGGGTGTGtcctcacactctcacatacactaaaatacacaaacatgcatacatgacgcacacacatacacacaactgaGCTGACGTGTGACATCactgttaattttttttgttttgctttgtttttaaatgaaggttaaCCAGGTGTCAAAGTGGGATGGTCCTCTGACACGTATTAAGCgtgatgtgaaatgtgtgtttttatgttctcTAACCTCCTGTACCAAAAGTTGAACACtagaaaagtgtgttttatcCAAAAATCAGGCTGTACGTCACCTCAGATTAACCCCAACATGATCTCCTAATATCAGTGTTTAGTGAAGCAGAATGATTTGAGTGTTTACTTCCTGGAGCATAGTGAATCATTGTTTGGATTTTAGGAGCTGGTTATTGATATTGTGAGGTCAAGTTGCAGGTTGATGTAGAGAACTGTACAGGATCTGATGTTGGAGAGAGAAAGCAGCTGTCTAAGCTCGGTGTGGAGTCACAGCTGGGCAGCACTCGGCTCCATAGCTACTACACTAAAAAACCACACAAGATGGAGGATTTCTATGTAACAGGTCATGAGGTAGACATGAAATAAagattaaatacatttacagtacacaACTCACATGACTGTTCTCttccttttgtgtttgcttCTCACACAGTTGGCAGATGGTCCCTAAAAACATTCAGTGCATGTGCAGCACTAGTAGTTGGGACTTGGCATTACAGAGGTTGTTTTACCAGAGGTTTTCTcaacttaaaaatgtgtttacttaAGGTTTTTCATGAAAATGCTGTGTTCTTGAGAAATGTGTCCATTAGTAGAACATTTGTATTGCGCACTCAGATGCAGTCTTGCATCTTTACTTTGATGATgctattattatgtttttgcaGAATATCATAAAACCAGCAGCAAGAATCTGTTTTGTTGCCTTAGTTCTCAGTAAAACTACAGTGACCCTCTtacaaaaagtttaaaaaaaaaacttaaagtaGCAAGTCAAAATTACTGCATTGGccttattttaatttttaataagGCCAATGGAGGAAGTTGAATATATTTCATTATCTAAGTTCAAGGAGAATTTACCCttaaattgaacaaaaaaaataataaacaactgGACCAGGTCACCTAAATTGATTCATATTATGACATTAAGATCTCTCATACTCATGAAATAAGGACAATAATTTAAAAGTGTGCCTCGAAATCCATTATAATctaataataagaaataagcTCTTTACTGAAACATCCATCACTTTAGAATGTCCTAAATGTGTGGTTTGGTATAATCTTAACTTGTCAAAATACAGAGGTATGAGACAAGAACATGAAGGAGAAATCTACCATACAAGTATTCTCCTGACACTTCCCTCCCCACCCCCTTTAGCAGTTTAGTTTTCTTCCCTCCCCTTTTCCTTGTTCCTCTTTCTTTATGCAGAAGTGACCATGTCCCTCCcctttttgtctgtctttcatGCTTCATATCCCCCCCACTTCCCCGtgtttccacctcctcctttttGCAGAACATTGTATTGTGCTCTTGCTCCACCCTCACTGGTTTAACTGTGGACAAAACTCGTACTTTCCcctgctgtttattttaaagttttgaaTTCCAGTCCCTCACATTCTTCAAGAATGTTACACTCGTACTTTTCCACCCTGGGCTTTAACTTCCTGCATGTCTCCCCCTTCAGAGCTTCACTGTACCCTCCTCTACTTCCCCCTCTgacctctcctccctctctgaaGCTCAGCGTCTCTCTTCCTGAGCTCACTCTGTCGTTGGCGTTCGCGTTGACTGGCCAGAGTCCGCGAGCTGAAAAccctcttccctctctcctctttctctctattcATCTCTGCAGCTCTTTATCCATTCATCTCTGTCTGACCCCAGGGTAAGTCGTCTAGAAAATATTTAACAGTTGACTGAGTGCATTTAGACATGTCATACTCACACattcaaccacacacacactttgtatgTGTAATGCATTTTCAAGAGAAACTAGGAAGTATGCAACAAGCAGCTCTGCTTCTTgagctttttaaatgtagtttaagGAGATGTTTGAAGGGGTTTCAACTGTGAGGAGTAAAGTTTGTTGGATGTGGGATGTGTGTTACCCTCGACCTGTATCATTCCTCTCATGTTTCTGGACGTCTGGATTTCATTAGCACGACCTGAGTGAGATAAGTTCAGTGACTTTGTCTCAGTTAAAGTCTGTGGTTTTTACCCCTGACACGTTTAATTTAAACCAACTCTGACTAAACCTTAAAAAGCTGATCTGtgcatttcatctttttttttgccttctctTGTAACTCTTGTTTAAGAATATCTCAACTTCTCTTTTTGTGGACATAACTGTTTTCAGCACTTCCTGGTCTGTCACAAACATCTGATTGGCCATGGCGTATCACAGTTTCCTCCTGGAACCAATTAGCTGCCATGCCTGGAACAAAGATCGGACCCGTAAGTCTGCTCTCCCTCTTcgtcttttcctcttttcctccagtCC from Solea senegalensis isolate Sse05_10M linkage group LG6, IFAPA_SoseM_1, whole genome shotgun sequence harbors:
- the LOC122770568 gene encoding uncharacterized protein LOC122770568, coding for MAKDASEYVTSLSKLVSSSLFFQHFSHTTEFLSYLILCVAKMPFIPPVTIARSVSGLTGKERAVSSSSSTPTLDKTRDRREDRGSSVKERLTLNLKQLGKKSQARSHLTTGAEVQAKRKDRLLPSSQTDSFPASISGESLSKTQQSKQGSQSFVKSESEVKRRSRHEEAAHFTLTLTPEAVLLLQRRNSERRQRSAARNAESAATAAPGNATDSRRRRENVCKRHQTAAQKQSTPNSRAAVRNTSVAELGDISSFLKISLLNEQHKYDDVEYEEEGDCGVDERVVLKCTEWLRGLENTPVTGGKSLIKSAHGVNSF
- the arpc1a gene encoding actin-related protein 2/3 complex subunit 1A isoform X2, with amino-acid sequence MSLHQFLLEPITCHAWNRDKTQIAISPNNHEVHIFKKSGNQWVKTHELKEHNGHITGIDWAPKSDRIVTCGADRNAYVWSQKEGVWKPTLVILRINRAATFVKWSPLENKFAVGSGARLISVCYFESENDWWVSKHIKKPIRSTILSLDWHPNNILLAAGSCDFKCRVFSAYIKEVEEKPGPTPWGSKMPFGAVLAEFGGAGGGGWVHSVSFSASGNRLAWVSHDSTVTVVDSSKTASPLQLKTEFLPLLSVMFVSENSLVAAGHDCCPMLFRCDDGGTLTFVSKLDLPKQSIQRNISAMERFRNMDKRATTEDRNTALDTLHQNSITQVSIYEGDKRDCRKFCTTGIDGAMTIWDFKSLEASIQGLRIM
- the LOC122771536 gene encoding lipopolysaccharide-induced tumor necrosis factor-alpha factor homolog, with amino-acid sequence MQQMETLSKADEAFPTPPPYFLPDECQTNVKIYHIHSPFSPPPPPPPSFSFSPGEGHFNQTHLPVPVSAPPLSTPRPKFVSYEVELHHSPGLTSCPSCQTQVTTQVSYKVGTHAWLMCLVFVLCGLVLGCCLIPFFVNHFKDAHHSCPRCGRVLHVHKKTCCD
- the arpc1a gene encoding actin-related protein 2/3 complex subunit 1A isoform X1, with translation MSLHQFLLEPITCHAWNRDKTQIAISPNNHEVHIFKKSGNQWVKTHELKEHNGHITGIDWAPKSDRIVTCGADRNAYVWSQKEGVWKPTLVILRINRAATFVKWSPLENKFAVGSGARLISVCYFESENDWWVSKHIKKPIRSTILSLDWHPNNILLAAGSCDFKCRVFSAYIKEVEEKPGPTPWGSKMPFGAVLAEFGGAGGGGWVHSVSFSASGNRLAWVSHDSTVTVVDSSKTARVFVFSPLQLKTEFLPLLSVMFVSENSLVAAGHDCCPMLFRCDDGGTLTFVSKLDLPKQSIQRNISAMERFRNMDKRATTEDRNTALDTLHQNSITQVSIYEGDKRDCRKFCTTGIDGAMTIWDFKSLEASIQGLRIM